Proteins encoded in a region of the Salvelinus sp. IW2-2015 linkage group LG27, ASM291031v2, whole genome shotgun sequence genome:
- the LOC139023171 gene encoding radixin-like has translation MDAELEFAIQPNTTGKQLFDQVVKTVGLREVWFFGLQYVDSKGYSTWLKLNKKVTAQDVKKENPLQFKFRAKFFPEDVSEELIQEITQRLFFLQIGFPWSEIRNISFNDKKFVIKPIDKKAPVSLPSDFFFL, from the exons ATGGACGCAGAGCTGGAGTTTGCCATCCAGCCCAACACCACTGGCAAACAGCTCTTTGACCAG GTGGTGAAGACGGTGGGGCTTCGAGAGGTCTGGTTCTTCGGACTGCAGTACGTGGACAGCAAGGGTTACAGCACGTGGCTGAAGCTTAATAAAAAG GTGACAGCCCAGGACGTAAAGAAGGAGAACCCTCTGCAGTTTAAGTTCCGGGCCAAGTTCTTCCCTGAGGACGTGTCTGAGGAGCTGATCCAGGAGATCACACAGAGACTCTTCTTCCTGCAG ATCGGCTTCCCTTGGAGCGAGATCCGAAACATATCCTTCAACGACAAGAAGTTTGTCATCAAACCCATCGACAAGAAAGCTCCAGTAAGTCTCCCGTCTGATTTTTTTTTCCTTTAA